In Granulicella tundricola MP5ACTX9, a single genomic region encodes these proteins:
- a CDS encoding ISNCY family transposase codes for MSKQELRRVEVLTEVLAGRRTTESAAGVLGVSLRQAQRLAVRYRNGGGGALIHRSRGRPASNKLGAGVRELVLELIRQNYRDFGPTFAAEMLQERHGIEVSRETLRKWMVGAGVWLSRKQRRSFHQPRLRRESLGELVQIDGSEHRWFEQRGEPCTLLVFIDDATSRLMQMRFVPSESTASYFEALDGYLKSYGYPVAFYSYKHSVFRVNKPEAKGGAGMTQFGRALAELNIEIICAKSSHAKGRVERANRTLQDRLVKELRLDNVCDLEAGNASSRRSSLASATDSLSLPQPLPICTRRLNLPANRMTDILCHREQRHVGDQLTLAYDRKQFILERNEVSEELGGRYVDLYHFSDGHLEVRSNGHVLPYRVFDKDQRVSPAAVVENKRLGHALSLIKARQDAKQLTKFQTNSEKNGYRKKGRTIAGAPSATRAAMEMWKSPKNGDSTHPHSTTAISYNDKTALQIQRRYRFAPTA; via the coding sequence TTGACCGAGGTGCTGGCGGGCCGTCGGACGACAGAGTCGGCGGCGGGTGTGCTGGGCGTGAGCTTGAGGCAGGCGCAGCGGCTGGCGGTAAGGTATCGTAATGGCGGTGGTGGTGCCCTGATCCACAGGAGCCGCGGTCGACCGGCGAGCAACAAGCTGGGCGCAGGGGTTCGGGAGCTGGTGCTTGAACTGATCCGGCAAAACTATAGGGACTTCGGACCAACGTTCGCAGCGGAGATGTTGCAAGAGCGGCATGGCATCGAGGTCTCACGCGAGACGCTGCGCAAGTGGATGGTTGGGGCCGGTGTGTGGCTGTCGCGCAAGCAGCGCAGGAGCTTCCACCAGCCAAGGCTGAGACGCGAGAGCTTGGGCGAGCTGGTGCAGATCGACGGCTCAGAGCACCGCTGGTTCGAGCAGCGCGGTGAGCCCTGTACGCTACTGGTCTTCATCGACGACGCCACCAGCCGGCTGATGCAGATGCGGTTCGTTCCGAGCGAGAGCACCGCCAGCTACTTCGAGGCGCTTGACGGCTATCTGAAGTCTTACGGCTACCCTGTTGCCTTTTACTCGTACAAGCATTCGGTCTTTCGAGTCAATAAGCCGGAAGCCAAGGGCGGTGCGGGTATGACGCAGTTCGGCCGAGCCCTCGCAGAGCTCAACATCGAGATTATCTGCGCGAAATCCAGCCACGCAAAGGGTCGCGTCGAGCGTGCCAACCGAACGCTGCAGGATCGTCTTGTCAAGGAACTCCGGCTGGACAACGTCTGCGACCTGGAAGCCGGCAACGCCTCCTCCCGGCGTTCATCACTCGCTTCAGCGACCGATTCGCTCTCTCTCCCGCAGCCCCTGCCGATCTGCACCCGGCGTCTGAACCTGCCAGCAAATCGAATGACTGACATCCTGTGTCATCGCGAGCAACGCCACGTTGGCGATCAGCTCACCTTGGCCTATGACCGCAAGCAGTTCATCCTGGAGCGCAACGAGGTGAGCGAAGAGCTTGGCGGCAGGTATGTTGACCTTTACCACTTCTCGGATGGACACCTTGAGGTGCGCTCAAACGGTCACGTGCTTCCCTACCGTGTCTTCGACAAAGACCAGCGCGTCAGTCCCGCAGCGGTGGTGGAGAACAAGAGACTTGGTCATGCACTTTCGCTGATCAAGGCCAGGCAAGATGCAAAGCAACTGACCAAATTCCAGACCAACAGCGAGAAGAATGGCTACCGCAAGAAAGGACGAACGATCGCAGGCGCGCCGTCGGCCACAAGGGCAGCTATGGAGATGTGGAAATCGCCAAAGAACGGCGATTCCACACATCCCCACAGCACGACGGCGATCTCTTATAATGACAAAACCGCTTTGCAGATCCAGCGACGGTATCGCTTTGCACCAACAGCGTAA